The window GGCCAAGCTACAAGCTTCCAGTGGGTCCCTGAAAGGCAACGAGTTAGGAGCAGACGGGTGGTGGGGCCCCGGTCCAGGGCGGCCAGGGACCCAGGACTCTCTGTCCATCTCTGGGCCACGGTGACCCTTCTGTGAGGGGAGTAGGTGGGGACCAGCCTGGGGATAGCCTCAGGGGCACGAGGGCAGCAGGTGTAGATATAACCCACACCCCCTGGCCATCCCCGCCTGTGGGAGCCAGGGCACTGGCACACAGATCCCACGGCCTGGCGGCCCCCACTGAGCCCTGTCAAGCAGATGGGCAGATGGACAGGCGGAGGAAGAGGGGTAGGCTTGTTGGAGGCGTGTTCTCTTCCGCTGACGTGTCCACACCAGGCCTGGGCCTCCTGGTCTCCCGGAGCAGAGCAGTCGGGAGGGGAGGGCAGCCGCTGGGGGTCCTGGTCCCCGGGGCTCCACGGCGGATGGATGGCAGTCAGTCCTCACACTGAGATCTCGTACGTGGTCCCACCCACGCCGGACACCTTCTTAACGAGCGTGTGCCGGGCAGGGCTGGCGGAGGGCCCCGGGGGGCCAGCGGCAGGCCCCAGGCGGGCCAGGCCAGGGGACTGCCCGTTAAGCTTACTTGGGGGGGTCTTCAGCTGAGGGTGGTCCCTGCATCAAAACAAGCACATACACGCGCACACACAGTGAACACGGGACCACGGCATGACAGAGGCCAGCAGAGGCAACGGGACAGATGATGCAGACACAGACAAAGCCCGGGGTGGCCCCTGCCTCTGAGCTCAGGAGGGCCCACccagagggtgggtgggggtatACAGCCTGCAGAGAGGGGACTATGTTGCCACAGGACAGACAGATGTCAGAATGGCCATCAGCCCCCTCCCAGGTCTCTCAATCCCTCCCATTGGCACcaatcccagagccctgcacTGTCCCAGTGCCCCAAGCTGAGGAGCCCAGGGGTGACTCTggctccttccctgctccctcttAGGAAAACAAGAGGCTGTCTTCCTGCCCTCCAGCCTGCCCAGTACTGGCCAACAGCATTTCTGACATCGCTGCCCAAACACTCACGAGGATGGGCTGCCCTCCTGTGGCTGCCATCCCACCTCACTGTCCAGCTGCCACCCACTGGGCCGGTTCCAGCCGCAGCAGGGGCCTCCTCACTGAGTCCATGCTCAAGGTGGCAGAGGAGACGCCCTGATGACAGCCACACACCCCAGGTGCTCAGCTCATATACTTGGACCTGACCCTGTGAAGCAGCCATCCCTGCTTCCTATTACCCACCTGCCAGGAGCCTGGAACCAGCCTGCCCCTCTGTGCCTATTTCCCCATCTCTGAGCAAGGAAGCCCTTACTTCCTGCTCCCAGGCCATCATGTCCTGCTGCCGGATGATGTCCCCCAGACTCAGCCTCCTCGACCCACACTGTCTCCAGGGGAAGAAACCCCGGGGTCCCCCTGCCACTTGGTTGCACCAGCTGCAGGAGAATGTGCAGCCTTGGGGCTCAAGGTGCAAATCCTCCTCACCTGCTATCCTTGGATGTGTCAGGGCATCCTTGGAGCTGGGCAACCCTCACACAGTCTGGGCGGGAGCCTCTAAAGAGGATGAGCACCCCACTGCCCCCAGAGGCAACCACTGGCTTCCCAGATAGCCCCCGCATGCTCAGCTAAGATGTCCTACAGGCAGCCAGATACCTGGCCTGTGCCGggaagccccccgcccccagcacccaCCTCTGCACGGCCAGCGAGGGTGGTGACTCCGGGAGGTCCGTGTGGATGAAGGCGACAGCTTTGGGGCCTGCATAGGAGGGTGAGCGGGGagtgctgggtggggagggcgggCCCTGGCGCACCGGAGACCTGTGTGAGCCACTGCCAGGCCGAGGCCCGGGGGCATTGTTGTTGGCCAGGTCAGCCtgtagggaggaggaggaggtccgCGGGGCCCGGCTCACGGCGCTGGACAGCGAGGACAGTGAAGTCTGCAGCGCAGGGTTGCGGGCACCACCGAAGCCGGGCCCCGCAACTAGGTCATCTCTGGAGCCGTAGCGCAGGGCCGGGCCACGGGGGCCCTCGGACAGCACGCTGGCCTGCTGCAGGCTGTAGGAGCTGGGCGCGTCATAGACGCCCGAGTCGCCGAAGAGCGAGTCTGCCTGGGAGCGCAGCAGCCGTTCCCGCTCTTCCCTGTCCTTGCGCTCCTGGATGGAGGCCATGATGGTCCGGGACAGGTTATCGTAGCGCACAGGTGAGGGCTCCCGCGGCCGGGGGCCCAGCACCGGGCTGAAGCTACGGGGCGGGGGCCGCGGTGGGTCACCCACCGCCCCTGGGTGCAAGTAGGGCGAGCGATAGCTGGCCACGCCGGCCGAGGGGTGGGCTGGGCATGTGTGGCCGCTGGGCGAGCCGGGGTTGAGCAGACTGTCGTAGGACAGGCTGCCGTTGCGGTTGGGCAGTGCGTGGGGGGCGAAGATGCTGCGGTGGGGTGTTGGGGGCCCGCCCTCAGAGCGCAGAGGCTGCAGGGCCACGTGGTCCCCAGCCCTCCGGCTGGCCGCCTTGAGGCTCAGGGAGCGCAGGGCACCCGAAAACGTGTCAGCAGCGCTGAGTGGCGGGGATGGGGGGTAGGTGGCGTGCAGGCCTCCGGACGTGTAGTCAGGAAGGTCCAGGCTGGGCTCTGACACAAAGTCCAGGCTGTGGATGCTGTCCTCTCCCAGCGTCAGGGAGTCGGGGCCAGTGACCTGtggggagagagggcacacaTCTACTACGGCCCAGCCACCAGGTGCTCTGTGCCCCACCCCTAGAGGCTACAATCTCAGTGACCCGTGTAACCGACAAGCTGTTCCCGGAAGGTCTCCATCCCCTAACCACCTCTTCCTTGCCCACCACAGAAGGAAGTGGGGACAGGGGAGAAAAGAGCACCCAAACGCTGCCTCCCCAGGGAAGGCTAGGCACCCTTCTCCTGCTCCTACTTCTCCACAGAAgaggagggggctgtggggaCAGCCTCGGGAGCTGGGCCTTGAGGAGATAAAATAACCACACAGAGGCCCAGAGCCCTCTCCCAGGCACGTCACAGCTGAGAACTGCAGTCATGGCCACGTAAGACCAGAGCTGGGTACTGCATCTACCCAGGGCAGGCCCCTCAGAGCCCACATGGGGCAGGGCCTCCTGGGGGACAGCCATAGCAACAGCGAGGAGGggcctctctgagtctctgtgAAGCAAAGCAAGTAGGCACAGGCTTGGGCTGGGGATGAGAGCCTGCAGAACTCAAAACCCAGAGgggattttgacaaatgtgtcCTCAGGGTCCTCAGGCCAGAATCCTTGTGGGACCCAGGACAATCCCATCAAGATGAGGCAGGCAAGGGCACCTAAAGCCCCCCATTCCCAAGAAGGGCTGATGGACACCCCTCCTGGGACAGGACCATGGCATGCTGGCCGAGGAGGCCCAAATTCCCTGCCTAGCCCAGAGATGCTGATGCTGGCTTGAGCAGGGCATCAGTCCTGGGGGGAGGCGACCAACCAGTCCAGGCATACTGGCCCAGTCACAGGCTCGCCTCTTAGATGGCCACGAAAGAGGGTGGGCAGCCTGGGAATGTTTGGGGTTCTGGATCATTCCTCAGGCTGTCCAGGGTTGCCAACTGCTCTGCAGTGATCTCAGAGTACTTATACaactcagaaaaaataaatgtgctttctTAAACAATCTCAAATTCTTCTGAAGCCTTCCCGTGGGCCTTACAGAGTGACTAATAGTGGAATTCCAGGCATCCTGGCACACACTGTCCCTGGGGGCAGCCACCTACCAGGCCAGCGGGCAATGCCACCAGCCAAGGAGAAGGGGCCAGCCAGGACAGCCTGTGCCAGCCCTTCCTTCATGCCTAGCTGGAATTCCCACAGAGTGAGGTCCTGCTGGCGCCCACAAGGCTCTCTATGACCCTATGGCCCCAGGGACAGGGCCTCCTGGAGCAAGTCCTCCAGGAGTGGGACCTAGGGGCtaaggcctctggggacagggtCTCTAGGAGGGGGAGAGTAGGACTTCCTGGGGTGGGGCCAGGCCTCCTCACCTGATCACCAGGCCCGCAGAAGGGCGCCTTGGGACCCGAGGGAAAGGCAGGCCGGAACTTGTACATGGCAGGTGTCGGGGGGCTGGTCCTCTGCGCTGACAGGGCGCTCTCTGGGGAGATGGACCACTGTCAGGCTGGGGTCAGTCCatgtccctccctctgtctggCCACCACCACCTCACCAGCACTGCTTGGGCGTGGGGTCTGCAGGTCACCTCCGAACGTGCCGGCCTCCGCCTTGGGGGGCAGTGGCGGCCCCAGGTCCAGCGGCTTCTCATCCAGCCGGTCCAGACTGCCCTTGGACTGGGAGGGGGCGTGGTCAGTGTTGGGTAGGGTGTGGGCCAAGGGTGGGGCATAATTGGGGATTCCTCCCTGAGCCCTGGGCCCTAGTCCCTTCTCCAGAATCTACCCAATTCCTCCCCCTTCCACTCCAGGCCCCTTCCAACAAAGCTGCTTCCTGCCTCCAAGGGTCTGCCCTTTACCCCACCCCCTACCTGACCCCAGGGCCCCCACCTTGCTGCGGCCCAGGCCAGACTTCAGCCCGTTGTCACTAAGCTTGACCTTGAGTGGGGCAGCTCGCTCCAGGAGCTCAGGCCGAAGGAAGGGCGGTTTCAGGCGAGCAGCCAGCGGCAGCCGGGGGGGCTCCACCACGTACCTgcgccgggggtgggggcagaggggtcAATGGCCAGACCAGGGTGACCGGGCCTGAACGCTCACCAAAGGCAAGGCTGGCCGCACCTGCCAGAGGCAGAGGTCAACCGGGCTGAGGGTCCACACCTGCCCACCCCAAACCCGGCAGAGGCCCCTTGACACCCCATCCAGGCCTCACCGGGGTGCCAGAGGGCTGCACAGCACGTGCTCCACATTCCCATAGCAGCCTCGGGTGAAGGGGTTCACGCCCCCGCGGAACTTGCCCGTCACCTGTGGATGTGGGACCCCTCAGCCAGCCTGGCCACCCAAGGTCCAGGACAAGGCTGACAGGGACAGGCAGGGATGGCTGGGGTTCCTCAGCCAACTAGCAATGGTGACCCACCCTCTGGGGATTCCCTGTCCCTCAGAGGGCAGGTTGGGCAGGGTCGGCAGGGTGCCCCCCACCCATTGCCCCCCGATGTTTCCTGCAGGAAAGCTGTCAAATTTCTGGGCCCTGAGTTACTGAGGGCTGCAACGTCCAGAGGTGggagtgagtgggggaggggcagcacaGGTGCAGCCCCATACTCCATGCACCACCCTGGGTCTCCTCCCCCTATGGAAGCTGAGGGAGCCAGCAGCCCTTCCCTGACACCCCCCAACATGGGCCTGGTGCAGCCCTGGCCCTCTTGGCTTGTAGGGGATGCCCCCTATGCCCATCGCTGCAGGGGCCCTGCTCGGGTCAGCACCTGCTCATTGGTGGTACGCCCCCGAGTGACCAGCACCACATGGAAGCCAGTGAGGCCGATGACAGGGATGAAGAAGAGGCCAGCCACACACATGACGGCCATGCTGGCCCGTTAAGGCCAATGGCCATAGGCGAAAACACGGAGCCGGTGCCCATGAACAAACCACTCCCACTGCCACCCAACTAGCAATGGTGACCCACCCTCTGGGGATTCCCCGgcagtcaccccatccccccgAGGGCCAGCCAAGGATACGTGATGGTGGTGTGGgcagctcccagcccctcagCGTGGTTCAGCACATAGACCAGGCCAAAGGCGACGACACCCACCATGTGTGCGCTGAGTGACAGCAGGAACAGGAAGAAGTATCGGTAATTGCGGCGCCCAATGCAGTTGTTGACCCAGGGGCAGTGGTGGTCAAAATCCTGAGCAGGAGCAGTGAGTCAGGGcacagggtgggtgggaggggagggacatGGCAGGGGGGCAGACAGGGTGGCGGGACGGTCACCTCTACGCAGTTGTCGCAGACGCTGCAGTGGGAGCAGCGAGGTGGGCGGTAGAAGTGGCAGGTTGCGCACCACTTCATTCGGACCTGGATGCCCCGCACGTCCACATTCTTGTACAGCGGGGCCCGGAAGTCGTCCTCCTTATCCTCGTCCTCATCCGCTGTGAGCCAGGGCcagaggagggtggcaggaaaGTGACTTCCCTGCCAGGAGAGTCCTTCCCGCATCTCTGCCAGCCCACCCACCAGGACCCACCCCTGAAAGGCTCTCACATGTCAGCCACTCACATTGTAGTGAAAGTGAGCAAATCACATGCCCTGGCACAGGGCCCTACCTCGGGGGAAGACGCCAGGGTCCATGAAGGTGGCCATGCTGAAGTTGGCCAGGACAAAGAGGAAGATGATGCCATTGTAGACAGGAACAGCTGGGGACACAGCTCGAGTCAACCACGGGCACCTGCGTTGGACAGCAGGGCAGAGTTCGGTCTGGGGGTGCAGCAGATGGGCGGGGATGGGGCGTGGGGACAGATGAACTAGGTAGGCATGGCTACACATAGGCAGGCTGGGCCATCAAAGGCCACCATCAGTTCTCAACGTGGCAGTCGGGGAGGCCACTGCCACCAAATCACCGCTAGGAGACCTCTGCCCAtcagcctgctgcttctctcctcAACGATCGGGGCGGGGCCCCTTGTGGCCTGTACATGGGCTGCCCACATGTGGACAATGACTCCAGCAACCGTCCAGGTGCGTATTAAGAATTCAACTCGCAGttgaagacactgaggctcagagaggcctgTGGGCCCGGGCTCCCACATTTAGGAGGGGTGGCAGACTGGAGGCAGGAGTCCAGGATGAAAAATGAGCCCAGTCCACCTGGCTGCTAGGACAGACAGAAGCAGCCCCGGTCCTCAGGCAGACCTGTCCCCAGCCCAGCAGGGCCTCCTTGCCAGGGAAAATCTGGGACGAGCGGAGCTCCAATTCTCAGTCAGGAAATGCATGGTGGGTGGCACCCCTGTTTTTTCCCTGAGGCGTGAAGTCTCAGGGTCTGGGCCACTGGGCATATCCGCATCAAGCCAGCCCCTTCTTTCTAGTTTGTCATCTTACTATCCATATGACAATGGGGAACACCCAGAGACTCTAGAAAAGCATGATACCCCCCCGCCATCTTTTACTACCCCCGCACCCATGGCTCAAGGCTGCGCCTTCTTCTAAGAAGCCTTCCCAGATTCCTGGCACCCTACAAGGATCTCACACACCTCCCCGATGGGTGCTCTGCCAGACGCTGTCCTCTTCTGCCCTCTAGGGACCAGACCAGAGCCCTCTCTGGAGATCTACCAGTCCTTGGGCACATAACCTGTGGCCCCATGTCCCAACCCTGCAGCGGGTCCCTGAGTCCAACCACTTGGCTCTCACAAAGTTCCTCTGGCCTCAGGCTCCTGATGGCTCCTGGCTGCTTTGACAAATGGGAGGCTCCTGGCGGGCTGTTTCCCTCCCCATACCTAGCCCCTCTGTGGAACTGGATGGCCAGGGAGATCCCCCGCAGTAGCCCTGACTGAGAGAACAGGGCATCGTGGCCTCCAGCAGGGTGAGTAGAACCCATGGCCCTGCCCACCGCCCCAGCGCACGCTGGCCACGCTGGTGTGCCCACGCCTGCCTTGGCCAGGAGCCAGCCCCGCCACCCCAGCAACCACCTCCATGGCAGCAGAACTTCGCTATTTTTAGTGGAAAGCAAGAGGCTATTTAAAGATTCCACTTCCCACGGCAGCAGGCGCAGCGGGCCGGGAGCCGCAAGTTACCCCTTCCTTTTCTCCAGGACCTGCTGTGGAGGTGGACGTGCTCCCTGAGGACATGGGTTCCCTCTGCAGGGAGGGCCTTCCTCCACTACCCCCTGCCCGGGCAGTCCTGAGTGCCCACTAGTCAATGCCCTCTACATTCCCCAGCCCCGCGAGCTAAAGCATGGCACACAGACGGCGCTCAATGTATGTCCTGGTCTCTGACCCAATCCCATTCAGCAAGGTGACAGCAGACCCTGGAGGCCTGGTCTGCCTggcaaggtggggtgggggacagaagcCAAAATGCCAGTGGGGACAGGCTCTCCAGGCAAGCAGGAGCTGTCAGCTCCGGAGAACCAGGAGGCCGGGAGAAGCGGGGGCCCCACTCAGGTGGGGCAAGCCAGCTCCCCATGGTGCCTTCTGGGAGGGGCTAGCTGTGCGATCTGCACAAAACGAAAATGCAGGCCTGGTGTTTAAAAAGTGTCAAGAATGCCAAGGCCAGGACAGCAGAGCACTAAAGGCAAGGGTCAGCTATCATGCACGTGCAGGGCCCGTGCCAGTGGGGCCAGCCCGCCTctgaggaggaagggacagggagGTCCTGAGGTGCTCTGGGGCTAGCAGACGTGCACACATGAGCTGCAGCAGGTGGGTGCTGCATGGCTGGCACAAGGACACGGTGCAGGCTTGGTGGGGGGCTGAGGGGGAGACATGGGGACAGTCAAAGGCTCCATCCCCACCATCCGGGTTTTGCCGGTGGATACCAGGAGCCTGTTGCCCAGCTGCCCAGTGCAGTGAACCACAGAATCCTCCCTTCCAGCTGTAGGGAATGGGTGCTTCCGCTTTCCTATTTTAGAGACAAGGAGTGGGTATGGGACAGTTTGTCACATACCTAGACCTCGGTGTGAGAATACGTCAGGGCTGGGATTCAAACTTTCATACAGGCAGGCGGGGGACTTGAACCCCACGGGCAGCCCCCACACCCGCACTGGCCAGAGTCTCCCCTGGCCCAGGTGGCCCATACTGCTTTGTCCTCCCTGAGCCTCAATGAACACCTACTCCCACCCTGGCTGGACAGGCTGGACAGCTGCCCCGAACAAGATGCCTAGGGTGACACCTGGAGAGCAACAGGGCCACATTTAGGAATCTGATACATGACAGGACAACATCTGCACTGAAGTGTAGGTGGCCTCTGTCCACTATGGGCGCCACCCCTCTGTGTGCCTGGGCCACacacaggagggagagggggctggggcctTAGCTGATGCTAGGCAGGCTTGTGGCTGGGGGGGTGCAGGCCTCTGTCAGGGATCTGAGCCACTGCCCCATCCACCCCCATCACCAGGCCCCAGGCTCGACTCTGACCCAGGATCGGGACCTCCCGGGCATTCCTGACCCCTCATCCTCCCTCAGGAGGCCTCTACACCCAGGCCACGCCAGGAGGGTCCAGGTCTGGGTCAGGCCAAATGAGAACTGGCTCCCCGGCCAGAGCCAACAGGCACATGCACAGACATGTGTCCCCACAAGCAGGGAGggacacatgcacatgcacatgtgcgatgcacacaaagacacacaaataCACTCCCGGACACACATGTGTGAACACATGCCAGTGGatatacacatatacagacacatgtgcacacacgacCACATCCAAAAGGCACGTGGACATGAGCTTACACCATGTGTTGACAAGCGAGACACATGTGCATAAATGTTTGTGAGAACAGACCTGcccgacacacaaacacacggCCGCAGAGACACACCTGTGCCCTCgttcatgtacacacacactcatatgcaCATGCGAACACACACAGATGCAGAAATGCCATGCCCTTCCTCAAACCGACCCCCTGTCTACACGCTCTGTCTCCCTGCGGACCAGGCAAGCGGGAGGACGCGTGAGGACGTGCAAGCTCCGTGGGCAAGGCCTGGCAGGCAGAAGTGCTCAGGCCACCTTGAGTCTGTCCTAGGCTCCAAGAGGGGCCCCTCCGCCCACAGGGACAACATTCCACTCCCACCCAGGGGCTGGTGTGCTCCAGGCCAGGGCTGGCCACCCCTTGCTGGCTGCAGCCACCCTGTGGGGCCCTGGGGCgggcctggtggggggggggctggcccagCTCTGGGGCTAGAAGCCCTCCTCCCAATCCAGCCCCCGCCTTCTGAGTGTTAGGGCCACACACCACTGCCATGGGCCCCACCCAGATAGAGGCCCCAAGTCCGCCTAGCCCGGCGGGGAGACACCacccagtgggggtggggggttccaCAGGGCCAGTATGCGCGCCACAGCTAAATGTGGAATGGAAAATTTTAACTCAGACGTTTTCATTTAAATCGGGTTCTTCATTAATACTGTTTGTGTTTAAGAGTGATGCACATgcgcaggggcacctgggcccAGAGGGTCTGTGGCCACTCTACCCTGGCCAGGCTAGGCAGGGGCCTCTGTCCTCCTGCACCCATCCAATTCCTGCAGGCACCTAAgagatgaggcaactgaggctCAGGTGGCCAAAGATATGGTAGGCCACAGGCAGTGAGGCCTGGCAGGGGGCCCACGCCGAGTTTCCTTCCTTCCCGTGTGGCCCCTGCCAGGGGCTCTGTCCACCTGGGCCTGTCCCTCCACCATCCCATGCTGGGTGTTCCAGCCTGCCTGGGCCTCTGGGCATGGGGAGGGCTCAGGCCCATCCTGGGGAGAGACAGTGACATCCCAGAAGTCAGCCCCCTGGTCCTACACAGAGACAAGATGGCCCAGCCTGGCCCCCGGGATTGGTAACCCAAAAGCAGCCCTAGCTTTCTGATGTTTCCAGACTCCCTGTCATTCTCCAAAGTGGCTCTGGGAGGAGGAAGGGTCTAAGGCAGAGACCTGGCCTGGGGGCTCTTGGAAACCCACACAGCACCTGACCCAGCCTGGCACTGAGACACAGTATGAAGGGCTTCTGGGGCCCCAAAAGGAGCAACTCAGGTTTACTGAGCAGAGaagggacctggggccacgcagCATCCAATCAAGTTCAAGGGgtaaaagcagagaagagagaagccagTGGAAACCCCAAGGGCAAGGTGGAGAAAACACAGGAGTggcctgctctctcctccctACGTGTCTAAGTCTGCAGCAGGCCTGGACCCAGAGAAAGGGTAAAAGTGTGACTGCTAGGGTGACCAGAGACCTATCCCAAGGAGGCAACCACTGGGACCCCTGCTTGCCTGGAATTCGGCACACTGTGAGTGGTGTCAGTAGTCCTGGTTCGCCCCGCAGAACCCCTTTTCAGGAACCCAGTTGCTTTGGAGGACCCCGGTGGAGCTAGGGTTAGGGTAGGCCAGGGAACCCAGTGGCCTTTTGGCCCAGGGATTGTGGCCTCCGTGGCTGAGGGGAGCCCTGTCCTAATGATGACCAAGGCTCCATTGACTAGAGGATGCCTGCACCTGGCCCCCAGCTGGTGCCCCTGCACCCTCAGCTTGCTGCAGAGGCACATGCCACCATCTCTCAGGTACAGTGGGTCACACATAAGGCAGGACACAGGGAAAGGCCTGCAGCGCCCTGAGCCAACCCTGCCCCTCTCTTGGCTGGTGTCCCTGAACCCAGAACCCCCCAGctctgaggaggaagaaagaacttGGCAGGGTGCAGGAGCATCAGTGCCCACATCTTGAGATGTTTCAAGTTCATAGGACAGCCATGTAAGGGCCTTGTGCAATCACAGCCAAGGGCTTATAACAAGCACACTACCTCGGGACTCAGGTGAGCctaagaggagaggagaggaaacagGCAGGCTCTCTGGAGCAGGGTTGGTTTCAGTTTCTTGAAAGATTTATTTCCCTGCATTTCACAAGTTTTTGAAAGAGAACACATATTACTTTTAATGTCAGGGAGGGAAACACTGAATTACACTTTGGAAGTGAGAAACAGGACCAGCAAGTGGAGGCCAGGCTACCAAGAAGCACACCTGAGGCCAGGTGTCGGGGACCCCAGGGCCAGGACTGGGCCAGGTCCCACCTCTCCAGAAGACCCTACACTCgctgcccacctgcctctctcctct is drawn from Mustela lutreola isolate mMusLut2 chromosome 11, mMusLut2.pri, whole genome shotgun sequence and contains these coding sequences:
- the ZDHHC8 gene encoding palmitoyltransferase ZDHHC8 isoform X3; its protein translation is MPRSPGTRLKPAKYIPVATAAALLVGSSTLFFVFTCPWLTRAVSPAVPVYNGIIFLFVLANFSMATFMDPGVFPRADEDEDKEDDFRAPLYKNVDVRGIQVRMKWCATCHFYRPPRCSHCSVCDNCVEDFDHHCPWVNNCIGRRNYRYFFLFLLSLSAHMVGVVAFGLVYVLNHAEGLGAAHTTITMAVMCVAGLFFIPVIGLTGFHVVLVTRGRTTNEQVTGKFRGGVNPFTRGCYGNVEHVLCSPLAPRYVVEPPRLPLAARLKPPFLRPELLERAAPLKVKLSDNGLKSGLGRSKSKGSLDRLDEKPLDLGPPLPPKAEAGTFGGDLQTPRPSSAESALSAQRTSPPTPAMYKFRPAFPSGPKAPFCGPGDQVTGPDSLTLGEDSIHSLDFVSEPSLDLPDYTSGGLHATYPPSPPLSAADTFSGALRSLSLKAASRRAGDHVALQPLRSEGGPPTPHRSIFAPHALPNRNGSLSYDSLLNPGSPSGHTCPAHPSAGVASYRSPYLHPGAVGDPPRPPPRSFSPVLGPRPREPSPVRYDNLSRTIMASIQERKDREERERLLRSQADSLFGDSGVYDAPSSYSLQQASVLSEGPRGPALRYGSRDDLVAGPGFGGARNPALQTSLSSLSSAVSRAPRTSSSSLQADLANNNAPGPRPGSGSHRSPVRQGPPSPPSTPRSPSYAGPKAVAFIHTDLPESPPSLAVQRDHPQLKTPPSKLNGQSPGLARLGPAAGPPGPSASPARHTLVKKVSGVGGTTYEISV
- the ZDHHC8 gene encoding palmitoyltransferase ZDHHC8 isoform X2, which produces MPRSPGTRLKPAKYIPVATAAALLVGSSTLFFVFTCPWLTRAVSPAVPVYNGIIFLFVLANFSMATFMDPGVFPRADEDEDKEDDFRAPLYKNVDVRGIQVRMKWCATCHFYRPPRCSHCSVCDNCVEDFDHHCPWVNNCIGRRNYRYFFLFLLSLSAHMVGVVAFGLVYVLNHAEGLGAAHTTITMAVMCVAGLFFIPVIGLTGFHVVLVTRGRTTNEQVTGKFRGGVNPFTRGCYGNVEHVLCSPLAPRYVVEPPRLPLAARLKPPFLRPELLERAAPLKVKLSDNGLKSGLGRSKSKGSLDRLDEKPLDLGPPLPPKAEAGTFGESALSAQRTSPPTPAMYKFRPAFPSGPKAPFCGPGDQVTGPDSLTLGEDSIHSLDFVSEPSLDLPDYTSGGLHATYPPSPPLSAADTFSGALRSLSLKAASRRAGDHVALQPLRSEGGPPTPHRSIFAPHALPNRNGSLSYDSLLNPGSPSGHTCPAHPSAGVASYRSPYLHPGAVGDPPRPPPRSFSPVLGPRPREPSPVRYDNLSRTIMASIQERKDREERERLLRSQADSLFGDSGVYDAPSSYSLQQASVLSEGPRGPALRYGSRDDLVAGPGFGGARNPALQTSLSSLSSAVSRAPRTSSSSLQADLANNNAPGPRPGSGSHRSPVRQGPPSPPSTPRSPSYAGPKAVAFIHTDLPESPPSLAVQRGRIGTCSRGWGRRGQPRVPPGLHLCHLGLPEDRPPLRAPWSPAAGVPPRGTMCRLHSAASSLFPSLSGPERDTK
- the ZDHHC8 gene encoding palmitoyltransferase ZDHHC8 isoform X1, producing MPRSPGTRLKPAKYIPVATAAALLVGSSTLFFVFTCPWLTRAVSPAVPVYNGIIFLFVLANFSMATFMDPGVFPRADEDEDKEDDFRAPLYKNVDVRGIQVRMKWCATCHFYRPPRCSHCSVCDNCVEDFDHHCPWVNNCIGRRNYRYFFLFLLSLSAHMVGVVAFGLVYVLNHAEGLGAAHTTITMAVMCVAGLFFIPVIGLTGFHVVLVTRGRTTNEQVTGKFRGGVNPFTRGCYGNVEHVLCSPLAPRYVVEPPRLPLAARLKPPFLRPELLERAAPLKVKLSDNGLKSGLGRSKSKGSLDRLDEKPLDLGPPLPPKAEAGTFGGDLQTPRPSSAESALSAQRTSPPTPAMYKFRPAFPSGPKAPFCGPGDQVTGPDSLTLGEDSIHSLDFVSEPSLDLPDYTSGGLHATYPPSPPLSAADTFSGALRSLSLKAASRRAGDHVALQPLRSEGGPPTPHRSIFAPHALPNRNGSLSYDSLLNPGSPSGHTCPAHPSAGVASYRSPYLHPGAVGDPPRPPPRSFSPVLGPRPREPSPVRYDNLSRTIMASIQERKDREERERLLRSQADSLFGDSGVYDAPSSYSLQQASVLSEGPRGPALRYGSRDDLVAGPGFGGARNPALQTSLSSLSSAVSRAPRTSSSSLQADLANNNAPGPRPGSGSHRSPVRQGPPSPPSTPRSPSYAGPKAVAFIHTDLPESPPSLAVQRGRIGTCSRGWGRRGQPRVPPGLHLCHLGLPEDRPPLRAPWSPAAGVPPRGTMCRLHSAASSLFPSLSGPERDTK
- the ZDHHC8 gene encoding palmitoyltransferase ZDHHC8 isoform X4 produces the protein MPRSPGTRLKPAKYIPVATAAALLVGSSTLFFVFTCPWLTRAVSPAVPVYNGIIFLFVLANFSMATFMDPGVFPRADEDEDKEDDFRAPLYKNVDVRGIQVRMKWCATCHFYRPPRCSHCSVCDNCVEDFDHHCPWVNNCIGRRNYRYFFLFLLSLSAHMVTGKFRGGVNPFTRGCYGNVEHVLCSPLAPRYVVEPPRLPLAARLKPPFLRPELLERAAPLKVKLSDNGLKSGLGRSKSKGSLDRLDEKPLDLGPPLPPKAEAGTFGGDLQTPRPSSAESALSAQRTSPPTPAMYKFRPAFPSGPKAPFCGPGDQVTGPDSLTLGEDSIHSLDFVSEPSLDLPDYTSGGLHATYPPSPPLSAADTFSGALRSLSLKAASRRAGDHVALQPLRSEGGPPTPHRSIFAPHALPNRNGSLSYDSLLNPGSPSGHTCPAHPSAGVASYRSPYLHPGAVGDPPRPPPRSFSPVLGPRPREPSPVRYDNLSRTIMASIQERKDREERERLLRSQADSLFGDSGVYDAPSSYSLQQASVLSEGPRGPALRYGSRDDLVAGPGFGGARNPALQTSLSSLSSAVSRAPRTSSSSLQADLANNNAPGPRPGSGSHRSPVRQGPPSPPSTPRSPSYAGPKAVAFIHTDLPESPPSLAVQRGRIGTCSRGWGRRGQPRVPPGLHLCHLGLPEDRPPLRAPWSPAAGVPPRGTMCRLHSAASSLFPSLSGPERDTK
- the ZDHHC8 gene encoding palmitoyltransferase ZDHHC8 isoform X5 gives rise to the protein MPRSPGTRLKPAKYIPVATAAALLVGSSTLFFVFTCPWLTRAVSPAVPVYNGIIFLFVLANFSMATFMDPGVFPRADEDEDKEDDFRAPLYKNVDVRGIQVRMKWCATCHFYRPPRCSHCSVCDNCVEDFDHHCPWVNNCIGRRNYRYFFLFLLSLSAHMVGVVAFGLVYVLNHAEGLGAAHTTITMAVMCVAGLFFIPVIGLTGFHVVLVTRGRTTNEQVTGKFRGGVNPFTRGCYGNVEHVLCSPLAPRYVVEPPRLPLAARLKPPFLRPELLERAAPLKVKLSDNGLKSGLGRSKVTGPDSLTLGEDSIHSLDFVSEPSLDLPDYTSGGLHATYPPSPPLSAADTFSGALRSLSLKAASRRAGDHVALQPLRSEGGPPTPHRSIFAPHALPNRNGSLSYDSLLNPGSPSGHTCPAHPSAGVASYRSPYLHPGAVGDPPRPPPRSFSPVLGPRPREPSPVRYDNLSRTIMASIQERKDREERERLLRSQADSLFGDSGVYDAPSSYSLQQASVLSEGPRGPALRYGSRDDLVAGPGFGGARNPALQTSLSSLSSAVSRAPRTSSSSLQADLANNNAPGPRPGSGSHRSPVRQGPPSPPSTPRSPSYAGPKAVAFIHTDLPESPPSLAVQRGRIGTCSRGWGRRGQPRVPPGLHLCHLGLPEDRPPLRAPWSPAAGVPPRGTMCRLHSAASSLFPSLSGPERDTK